One Siniperca chuatsi isolate FFG_IHB_CAS linkage group LG8, ASM2008510v1, whole genome shotgun sequence DNA segment encodes these proteins:
- the mapk9 gene encoding mitogen-activated protein kinase 9 isoform X1 codes for MSEAESQFYSVQVGDSTFTVLKRYQQLRAIGSGAQGIVCSALDTDLGIPVAVKKLCRPFQNQTHAKRAYRELVLLKCVNHKNIIRLINVFTPQKSLEEFQDLYLVMELMDASLCQVIHMDLDHERMSYLLYQILCGIRHLHSAGIIHRDLKPSNIVVKSDCTLKILDFGLARTACTNFMMTPYVVTRYYRAPEVILGMKYKENVDIWSVGCIMGEMVKGSVIFQGTDHIDQWNKVIEVLGTPSLEFMNRLMETVRNYVMNKPQYPGVSFAELFPDWAFPSDSEHDKLKTGQARDLLSKMLVIDPESRISVEEALNHPYIHVWYDPGEADAVRGLFQWWYTLLMQRLCRTLLIYVFLFVSQPPPQISDKQLEEREHSIEQWKELIYEEVIDWEERNKNGLMKEDCSDVVSGSASQSSSANDISSMSTEQTLASDTDSSSIDTLTGPLDESQ; via the exons CTCGGCTCTAGATACAGACCTTGGTATACCGGTGGCAGTGAAAAAGCTGTGTCGGCCCTTCCAGAACCAGACCCATGCTAAGCGTGCCTACAGGGAACTGGTGCTGCTCAAATGTGTCAACCACAAAAAT ATCATCCGTCTGATCAATGTGTTCACGCCTCAGAAGTCATTGGAGGAATTCCAGGACCT GTATCTGGTGATGGAGTTGATGGATGCCAGCCTATGCCAGGTGATCCACATGGACCTGGATCATGAGAGGATGTCCTATCTGCTCTACCAGATCCTCTGTGGCATCAGGCACCTGCACTCTGCTGGCATCATCCACAGG GACCTGAAGCCCAGTAACATTGTAGTGAAGTCAGATTGCACTCTAAAGATCTTGGACTTCGGCCTGGCTAGGACAGCCTGTACTAACTTCATGATGACCCCCTACGTGGTGACCAGATACTACCGTGCCCCAGAGGTCATATTGGGCATGAAGTATAAGGAGAATG TGGACATCTGGTCAGTGGGGTGTATCATGGGAGAGATGGTAAAGGGCAGCGTCATCTTCCAGGGCACCGACC ACATTGACCAATGGAATAAGGTAATTGAGGTTCTGGGCACGCCCAGTCTGGAGTTTATGAACCGACTGATGGAGACCGTGAGGAACTATGTGATGAACAAGCCGCAGTATCCTGGCGTCAGCTTTGCCGAGCTTTTCCCGGACTGGGCCTTTCCTTCTGACTCAGAACATGACAAACTGAAGA CGGGTCAAGCTCGGGACCTGCTGTCCAAAATGCTGGTCATTGATCCTGAAAGCCGCATATCCGTAGAAGAAGCCCTCAATCACCCGTACATTCACGTGTGGTACGACCCTGGAGAGGCAGATGCGGTGAGGGGACTGTTCCAGTGGTGGTACACTTTATTAATGCAGCGGCTGTGCAGGACCTTGCTGATATATgtatttctctttgtttcacAGCCTCCCCCCCAGATTTCAGATAAGCAgctggaagagagagagcactCCATCGAGCAATGGAAAG AACTCATTTATGAAGAGGTGATTGACTGGGAAGAGAGGAACAAGAATGGATTGATGAAAGAAGATTGCTCAG ATGTGGTGTCAGGTTCAGCTTCGCAGTCCTCATCAGCCAACGACATCTCGTCCATGTCCACGGAGCAAACCTTGGCCTCggacacagacagcagcagcatcgACACACTGACGGGACCGTTGGACGAGAGTCAGTGA
- the mapk9 gene encoding mitogen-activated protein kinase 9 isoform X2 — MSEAESQFYSVQVGDSTFTVLKRYQQLRAIGSGAQGIVCSALDTDLGIPVAVKKLCRPFQNQTHAKRAYRELVLLKCVNHKNIIRLINVFTPQKSLEEFQDLYLVMELMDASLCQVIHMDLDHERMSYLLYQILCGIRHLHSAGIIHRDLKPSNIVVKSDCTLKILDFGLARTACTNFMMTPYVVTRYYRAPEVILGMKYKENVDIWSVGCIMGEMVKGSVIFQGTDHIDQWNKVIEVLGTPSLEFMNRLMETVRNYVMNKPQYPGVSFAELFPDWAFPSDSEHDKLKTGQARDLLSKMLVIDPESRISVEEALNHPYIHVWYDPGEADAPPPQISDKQLEEREHSIEQWKELIYEEVIDWEERNKNGLMKEDCSDVVSGSASQSSSANDISSMSTEQTLASDTDSSSIDTLTGPLDESQ; from the exons CTCGGCTCTAGATACAGACCTTGGTATACCGGTGGCAGTGAAAAAGCTGTGTCGGCCCTTCCAGAACCAGACCCATGCTAAGCGTGCCTACAGGGAACTGGTGCTGCTCAAATGTGTCAACCACAAAAAT ATCATCCGTCTGATCAATGTGTTCACGCCTCAGAAGTCATTGGAGGAATTCCAGGACCT GTATCTGGTGATGGAGTTGATGGATGCCAGCCTATGCCAGGTGATCCACATGGACCTGGATCATGAGAGGATGTCCTATCTGCTCTACCAGATCCTCTGTGGCATCAGGCACCTGCACTCTGCTGGCATCATCCACAGG GACCTGAAGCCCAGTAACATTGTAGTGAAGTCAGATTGCACTCTAAAGATCTTGGACTTCGGCCTGGCTAGGACAGCCTGTACTAACTTCATGATGACCCCCTACGTGGTGACCAGATACTACCGTGCCCCAGAGGTCATATTGGGCATGAAGTATAAGGAGAATG TGGACATCTGGTCAGTGGGGTGTATCATGGGAGAGATGGTAAAGGGCAGCGTCATCTTCCAGGGCACCGACC ACATTGACCAATGGAATAAGGTAATTGAGGTTCTGGGCACGCCCAGTCTGGAGTTTATGAACCGACTGATGGAGACCGTGAGGAACTATGTGATGAACAAGCCGCAGTATCCTGGCGTCAGCTTTGCCGAGCTTTTCCCGGACTGGGCCTTTCCTTCTGACTCAGAACATGACAAACTGAAGA CGGGTCAAGCTCGGGACCTGCTGTCCAAAATGCTGGTCATTGATCCTGAAAGCCGCATATCCGTAGAAGAAGCCCTCAATCACCCGTACATTCACGTGTGGTACGACCCTGGAGAGGCAGATGCG CCTCCCCCCCAGATTTCAGATAAGCAgctggaagagagagagcactCCATCGAGCAATGGAAAG AACTCATTTATGAAGAGGTGATTGACTGGGAAGAGAGGAACAAGAATGGATTGATGAAAGAAGATTGCTCAG ATGTGGTGTCAGGTTCAGCTTCGCAGTCCTCATCAGCCAACGACATCTCGTCCATGTCCACGGAGCAAACCTTGGCCTCggacacagacagcagcagcatcgACACACTGACGGGACCGTTGGACGAGAGTCAGTGA
- the LOC122880394 gene encoding uncharacterized protein LOC122880394 produces the protein MELHCLPTETPTTASSSSTDPLYDNCPPFAQRGRAREKEMESRVVCPAVTRLPGPCSSPLSGLAPAVAKVPTLVGGGRGTGVWPDHSYCSWRGGLGRQGWEAVLDPGINRARGGEQGGSCGVKDRAHLNQSPNPSQSKEHRSALSLYDNLPDAVTPDSLQEVFDMETSFQEHLQEQMYQAWAPEQMQGLMDRKGVSEDKSPWSSCEIILAESGSSNQDQNPDQDKKHEQEPELDSGSCGFKQGDPMLHLWLPMSPPQQHLIASSPQPSQTECQVLWPPAVAHHPEQPSWSPRVPPPVPLADPSASALRSLLTSLQQQIVRQREEYEARIISLEQRNEELQVEVVRLKTNLAQQRHWYQAVQAKIVETERARAAAELHNATLQREMEQFFDTFGELNNEAKKTECIVKSF, from the exons ATGGAGCTGCACTGCCTTCCTACTGAGACCCCCACCACagccagctccagctccacggACCCCCTGTATGACAACTGCCCACCTTTTGCCCAGCGAGGGAGGGCCAGGGAAAAGGAAATGGAGAGCAGGGTTGTGTGCCCGGCTGTAACCAGACTCCCAGGGCCCTGCAGCAGCCCTCTGTCTGGTCTGGCCCCAGCTGTGGCTAAGGTTCCCACACTGGTCGGAGGGGGAAGAGGGACTGGCGTCTGGCCAGATCACAGCTACTGCAGCTGGAGAGGAGGCCTGGGAAGACAGGGCTGGGAAGCAGTGCTGGATCCAGGCATAAacagagcaagaggaggagaacagggagGCAGCTGCGGAGTTAAGGACAGAGCTCATTTGAACCAGAGCCCCAATCCATCACAGAGCAAGGAGCACAGGagtgctctctctctgtacGATAACCTCCCTGACGCAGTCACACCTGACAGCCTCCAAGAGGTCTTTGACATGGAAACAAGCTTCCAGGAGCACTTGCAGGAGCAGATGTACCAAGCATGGGCCCCTGAGCAGATGCAGGGACTGATGGACCGCAAGGGAGTGAGCGAAGACAAGAGTCCCTGGTCCTCCTGTGAGATCATCCTTGCTGAAAGTGGTTCCAGTAACCAGGACCAGAATCCAGACCAAGACAAGAAGCATGAACAGGAGCCAGAGCTGGACTCAGGATCCTGTGGATTTAAGCAGGGGGACCCGATGCTGCATCTCTGGCTCCCGATGTCACCTCCTCAACAACATCTTATAGCGAGTTCCCCTCAGCCGTCCCAAACTGAGTGCCAGGTTCTGTGGCCCCCAGCTGTAGCCCATCACCCAGAGCAGCCATCCTGGTCTCCCAGGGTGCCCCCTCCCGTACCCCTGGCAGACCCCTCCGCCAGTGCCCTTCGCAGCCTCCTCACTAGCCTCCAACAGCAAATAgtcagacagagggaggagtaCGAGGCACGAATAATCAG CCTGGAGCAAAgaaatgaagagctgcaggtagAGGTTGTTCGGTTGAAAACAAACCTCGCACAGCAACGGCACTGGTACCAGGCTGTCCAGGCTAAGATTGTAGAGACTGAAAGGGCCCGGGCTGCTGCAGAACTACACAATGCAACTCTGCAGAGGGAGATGGAGCAGTTCTTTGACACCTTCGGAGAGCTCAACAATGAAGCCAAGAAGACAGAATGTATTGTCAAGagcttttga